One Sneathiella sp. P13V-1 genomic region harbors:
- the cobM gene encoding precorrin-4 C(11)-methyltransferase — MKVHFIGAGPGAADLITLRGRDLIAASPVCLYAGSLVPEEILSHAPEGAKVIDTAPLHLDEIIAEMVEAQKEGKDVARVHSGDPSLYGAIAEQMRRLDELGIEYTITPGVPAFAAAAATLGTELTLPNVSQTIILTRTAMQATAMPNNEDLVTLGKSGGTLAIHLSVRNLRKVTADLIPHYGEDCPVAVVYRASWPDEQIIKGTLADIQEKVRASKITRTALIIVGRVLEAKDYPDSALYHADHVHVLRPKRKETDG; from the coding sequence ATGAAAGTACATTTTATTGGCGCAGGCCCAGGTGCCGCGGACCTCATCACCCTTCGCGGTCGTGACCTGATTGCAGCCTCCCCTGTATGCCTTTACGCAGGATCACTGGTGCCAGAAGAAATCCTGTCTCACGCACCGGAGGGCGCGAAGGTTATTGATACAGCGCCGTTGCATCTGGATGAAATCATCGCGGAAATGGTGGAAGCCCAAAAAGAAGGCAAAGACGTTGCTCGCGTTCATTCAGGAGACCCAAGCCTTTACGGAGCCATTGCGGAACAGATGCGCCGCCTTGATGAACTTGGTATTGAATATACTATCACGCCTGGCGTTCCAGCATTTGCCGCCGCTGCCGCGACTTTGGGAACAGAGCTCACCCTTCCGAATGTCAGTCAGACCATTATCCTAACCCGCACGGCGATGCAGGCAACGGCAATGCCAAATAACGAAGATCTGGTTACACTTGGTAAATCCGGTGGGACGCTCGCCATTCATTTGAGCGTTCGCAACCTTCGTAAAGTAACGGCTGACCTAATTCCTCATTACGGTGAAGATTGTCCGGTGGCGGTTGTTTACCGCGCAAGCTGGCCGGATGAGCAGATTATCAAAGGCACACTCGCTGATATTCAGGAAAAGGTCCGTGCCTCAAAAATCACTCGCACGGCGCTGATTATTGTAGGTCGTGTATTGGAAGCAAAAGACTATCCGGACAGCGCACTATACCATGCGGATCATGTGCATGTATTGCGCCCTAAACGCAAAGAGACGGATGGTTAA
- a CDS encoding cobalt-precorrin-6A reductase, whose translation MKQDLSVLLLAGTNEGAQINERLDDLGVPFWTSLAGRTLNPSRLLGEVLPHGFDEFGGMSDFIQAHGVNVVIDATHPFAAQISHKAAEICNQHGIDYLRFDRPAWRKQSEDNWIEVPYLKRAAEACENYQRIFLTIGRQEVGAFEALEGKHFLLRSIEPVSFQPVRGTVEYIQERGPFLLDDEMALLTNHEIDVVVSKNSGGMATYAKIGAARELGVPVIMVDRPAGPDGQVFSSIEDLFNHPSLCV comes from the coding sequence ATGAAACAAGATCTAAGTGTGCTTTTGCTAGCAGGAACAAACGAGGGCGCGCAGATTAATGAGCGTTTGGATGACTTGGGGGTTCCCTTTTGGACGAGCCTTGCAGGGCGAACACTTAATCCATCGCGCCTTCTGGGAGAAGTGTTGCCGCACGGTTTTGATGAGTTTGGCGGCATGTCAGATTTTATCCAGGCGCATGGGGTGAATGTTGTTATCGATGCGACCCATCCTTTTGCAGCACAGATCAGTCATAAAGCCGCGGAAATATGTAACCAGCACGGGATCGATTATCTTCGTTTTGACAGACCCGCATGGCGTAAACAATCAGAAGATAACTGGATTGAAGTCCCTTATTTAAAGCGTGCGGCAGAAGCGTGTGAAAATTATCAGCGGATTTTCCTAACCATCGGGCGGCAGGAGGTAGGTGCGTTTGAGGCGCTGGAGGGAAAACACTTTCTCCTTCGCTCCATCGAACCGGTGTCCTTTCAGCCGGTGAGGGGAACTGTTGAGTATATTCAGGAGCGCGGGCCGTTTTTATTGGATGATGAGATGGCATTGCTAACCAATCATGAGATTGACGTAGTGGTTAGCAAAAATAGTGGCGGAATGGCAACCTATGCCAAAATTGGGGCCGCGCGGGAATTGGGAGTTCCTGTTATCATGGTTGACCGTCCGGCAGGACCAGACGGTCAGGTATTTTCATCCATTGAGGATTTATTTAACCATCCGTCTCTTTGCGTTTAG
- a CDS encoding cobalt-precorrin-5B (C(1))-methyltransferase yields MDKGDEKKELRYGWTTGACATAATKSALSALLGKGFLDPVTITLPKGQTPAFALATEELRDDTATASIIKDAGDDPDVTHHARIISTVKLSEAGKGIRFYAGSGVGTVTKEGLPLEVGEPAINPVPRQMIQGVIEELCLEAGVSPDVDVTIGIENGEELAKYTMNGRLGIVGGLSVLGTTGIVVPYSCAAWIASLHRGIDVARAAGADHMIASTGSTSEKAANAIYDLPDYALLDMGDFAGGVLKYLKKKPVRKLTLAGGFAKISKLAEGHMDLHSGRSKVNFAFLADMANNLGADERLRAEIVNANTAMEVLQICTANSIPIAEEVTRKAIETAKVVSGGDLQVEILIFDRKGELVGRA; encoded by the coding sequence ATGGATAAGGGTGATGAAAAGAAGGAATTGCGATATGGCTGGACCACGGGGGCATGTGCCACTGCGGCAACCAAATCCGCATTGTCTGCATTGCTTGGGAAAGGCTTCCTTGATCCAGTAACTATTACCTTGCCAAAGGGACAAACCCCTGCCTTTGCACTAGCTACCGAAGAGTTGAGGGACGACACCGCGACAGCCTCCATCATCAAAGACGCGGGGGATGATCCGGACGTTACCCACCACGCGCGCATTATCTCCACCGTCAAACTGTCAGAGGCCGGAAAAGGGATCCGGTTTTATGCTGGCAGTGGTGTCGGCACTGTCACCAAGGAAGGTCTGCCCTTGGAAGTGGGCGAGCCCGCGATCAACCCGGTGCCGCGCCAAATGATTCAGGGTGTTATTGAAGAGCTTTGCCTTGAGGCAGGGGTATCCCCAGATGTCGATGTTACTATCGGGATCGAAAATGGGGAAGAGCTTGCCAAATATACGATGAATGGTCGCTTGGGCATTGTCGGCGGCTTGTCTGTATTGGGAACAACAGGGATCGTGGTTCCTTATTCTTGCGCAGCGTGGATCGCATCCTTGCATCGGGGTATCGATGTGGCGAGGGCAGCGGGGGCAGACCATATGATCGCCTCCACCGGCTCTACATCCGAAAAGGCGGCAAACGCGATTTATGATCTTCCCGATTATGCTTTGTTGGATATGGGGGATTTTGCAGGGGGCGTCCTTAAATATCTGAAGAAAAAGCCGGTGCGAAAACTGACGCTTGCCGGGGGATTTGCAAAAATCTCCAAACTGGCGGAAGGACACATGGATTTACATTCCGGGCGCAGCAAAGTCAATTTTGCGTTTCTTGCAGATATGGCGAACAACCTTGGCGCAGATGAAAGGCTGAGAGCGGAAATAGTAAATGCGAATACCGCAATGGAAGTCCTGCAGATCTGTACCGCGAATAGTATTCCTATTGCTGAGGAAGTTACTAGAAAAGCGATAGAAACGGCTAAGGTTGTTTCAGGTGGGGATCTTCAAGTGGAAATTCTGATCTTTGATCGCAAAGGCGAGTTGGTGGGCCGCGCATGA
- the cobA gene encoding uroporphyrinogen-III C-methyltransferase — MENILSKIPAFEAGSVWLVGAGPGDPGLLTLYAVEGLRQADILVYDALVSKEILSLTSPNCILEYAGKRGGKPSHKQKDITERLVTLAREGKKVLRLKGGDPYIFGRGGEEALRLKAEDIPFRVIPGISSGVGGLAYTGIPLTHRTKNSAATFVTGHDASGEVPSVNWEHIAKGSPVIVIYMGMKHIRTITEKLISYGRPEDESVAIVSNATLPNQRVLTTTLSTAADDVIANNFEPPALIVVGGVVDLHSELGWYMKELEPKQSEAGT, encoded by the coding sequence ATGGAAAATATCTTGAGCAAAATTCCTGCCTTTGAGGCAGGCAGCGTTTGGTTGGTTGGCGCAGGACCTGGCGATCCAGGCTTGCTAACGCTTTACGCCGTTGAAGGGTTACGTCAGGCCGATATACTGGTGTATGACGCCCTCGTCAGTAAAGAAATCCTGTCCCTGACAAGCCCCAATTGTATATTGGAATATGCAGGTAAGCGTGGCGGAAAACCGTCTCATAAACAAAAAGATATTACAGAACGTCTGGTCACGTTGGCACGTGAGGGGAAAAAAGTCCTGCGCCTAAAAGGGGGGGATCCCTATATATTTGGGCGCGGCGGGGAAGAAGCCTTGCGCCTGAAAGCCGAGGACATCCCGTTCCGCGTAATCCCGGGAATTTCATCTGGTGTTGGTGGCCTCGCCTATACCGGTATCCCACTCACCCATCGCACCAAAAACTCAGCGGCGACTTTTGTCACCGGCCATGATGCAAGCGGTGAGGTTCCCAGCGTCAACTGGGAGCATATCGCCAAAGGATCACCCGTGATTGTGATCTATATGGGCATGAAACATATTCGCACGATCACAGAAAAACTGATCAGCTATGGAAGGCCTGAGGACGAATCTGTAGCCATTGTCTCCAATGCAACCCTCCCAAATCAGCGTGTCTTGACAACAACTCTGTCTACCGCTGCAGATGATGTGATTGCTAATAACTTCGAACCCCCGGCTCTAATTGTAGTGGGTGGTGTAGTGGATCTGCATTCGGAGCTGGGTTGGTATATGAAAGAACTGGAGCCGAAACAAAGCGAGGCAGGCACTTAA
- a CDS encoding cobyrinate a,c-diamide synthase, whose amino-acid sequence MTQSPAFIIAAPSSGSGKTLITLGLLRAFHNRGIRIASFKTGPDYIDPQFHELASGRACFNLDPWAMTSTSLSNSYSATAEGVDLVIGEGVMGLFDGAQDGTGSTADLADKLQLPIILVIDAKGQSASVAAILHGFNSYRPQTKIAGVIFNRVGSQIHADMLKTAADKVDIPTLGFIPHATTLHMPSRHLGLVQASENKDIEAFIEQAAALITENVDLGHLAKTAKAPVLASQKHKTTPPGRHIAVAKDIAFAFSYPHLLKRWEENGARLSFFSPLANEAPSLDADFIYLPGGYPELHADALSKAGNFKAGMKDAADRGASIYGECGGYMTLGRTLTDKEGNCHPMLGLLPIDTSFAEPKRHLGYRKVSQLIDTPFGNAGSRHMAHEFHYASEMQNDSATPLFEIENARGNNLGKVGAVSGNVCGSFIHLIDQVS is encoded by the coding sequence GTGACCCAATCCCCGGCGTTCATAATTGCCGCCCCTTCATCCGGCAGCGGTAAAACTCTGATCACGCTGGGGCTTCTTCGTGCCTTTCATAATCGGGGCATAAGGATTGCTTCTTTCAAAACCGGCCCTGACTATATCGACCCGCAGTTTCATGAGCTGGCAAGCGGACGTGCTTGTTTTAACCTTGATCCTTGGGCAATGACATCCACCTCCCTCTCCAATTCCTATTCAGCCACCGCCGAGGGGGTTGATCTTGTGATTGGCGAAGGTGTAATGGGGCTTTTCGACGGGGCGCAGGATGGCACTGGCTCAACGGCTGATCTGGCTGATAAACTTCAGCTTCCCATTATCTTGGTTATTGATGCGAAAGGCCAATCTGCTAGCGTTGCGGCAATCCTGCACGGCTTTAACAGTTATCGACCACAGACAAAAATCGCAGGGGTAATCTTTAACCGCGTGGGCAGCCAAATCCATGCAGATATGCTGAAAACCGCCGCGGATAAGGTGGACATCCCCACATTGGGCTTTATTCCCCATGCGACAACACTTCATATGCCATCCCGTCACCTTGGATTGGTTCAAGCATCAGAAAATAAGGATATTGAGGCTTTCATTGAACAGGCCGCAGCCCTGATCACAGAGAATGTAGATCTGGGCCATCTGGCGAAAACCGCCAAGGCACCGGTTCTGGCAAGCCAAAAACATAAAACAACGCCTCCCGGCCGACATATTGCCGTCGCAAAAGACATTGCTTTTGCGTTTTCATATCCTCACCTCCTGAAACGGTGGGAAGAAAATGGGGCGAGACTCAGCTTCTTTTCTCCTCTCGCCAATGAAGCACCTTCCCTTGATGCTGATTTCATTTACTTGCCAGGCGGTTATCCCGAATTGCATGCAGATGCTCTGTCAAAAGCAGGCAACTTCAAAGCGGGTATGAAAGATGCTGCGGACCGCGGTGCCTCCATTTATGGAGAATGCGGGGGATATATGACGCTTGGACGCACGTTGACCGACAAAGAAGGTAATTGCCATCCCATGCTTGGGCTATTGCCGATTGATACCTCTTTCGCTGAACCCAAAAGGCATCTTGGATATCGCAAAGTCAGTCAACTTATAGACACTCCATTTGGCAACGCTGGATCACGCCATATGGCCCATGAATTTCACTATGCGTCAGAAATGCAGAACGACAGTGCCACACCCTTGTTTGAAATAGAGAACGCGCGCGGTAACAATCTTGGTAAAGTCGGTGCAGTTAGTGGTAATGTGTGCGGATCATTTATTCATCTAATTGATCAGGTTTCATGA
- the cobU gene encoding bifunctional adenosylcobinamide kinase/adenosylcobinamide-phosphate guanylyltransferase has product MSNKITLVLGGARSGKSRFAEKQAHVSGKERLYLATSQIFDEEMKNRVDKHKSDRGSGWITIEEPLDISDVLKKEAAPDRVILLDCLTLWVTNLMMAEQDFKLAFNELVQTLPTLNGEVILVSNEVGQGIIPDNKMAREFRDLAGWLHQDIAAIATEVYFVTAGLPQRLK; this is encoded by the coding sequence ATGAGCAATAAAATCACATTGGTTCTTGGAGGCGCACGATCCGGGAAAAGCCGTTTTGCAGAAAAGCAGGCGCACGTATCCGGAAAAGAACGTCTTTATCTTGCCACCAGTCAGATTTTTGATGAGGAAATGAAAAACCGTGTCGATAAGCACAAATCGGATCGCGGTTCCGGTTGGATCACCATTGAAGAGCCTCTTGATATCTCTGATGTCCTAAAGAAAGAAGCCGCGCCGGACCGGGTCATCCTTCTAGATTGTCTGACATTATGGGTGACCAACCTGATGATGGCGGAGCAGGATTTTAAGCTCGCATTCAACGAACTTGTTCAAACCCTGCCGACTTTAAACGGGGAAGTGATACTCGTCTCCAACGAGGTGGGGCAAGGAATTATTCCAGATAACAAAATGGCCCGGGAATTTCGTGATCTTGCGGGATGGCTTCATCAGGATATCGCGGCTATTGCAACTGAAGTCTATTTTGTCACCGCTGGATTGCCACAAAGATTGAAATGA
- the cobS gene encoding adenosylcobinamide-GDP ribazoletransferase encodes MSDEAPPTMKEYKPSWINDLLVALLFLTRIPLKINMNFSMAAVGSSARCFPLVGLVVGGISGGAFFALNLLGLPVFVCATIAVGLQILITGALHEDAIGDVADGFGGGATKDKKLEIMRDSRVGTYAVVTLIIAIVLKITSIGSMYPEVMALPAIISAAVASRGVVAWGMYLMPSARKDGLGASAGKPPLMSVVAALIFTLVIPVALMGPFAASAALLGSFVSAGLMGWIAHRQIGGQTGDVLGSLQQVSEITFLVIAAGLFSAGFSA; translated from the coding sequence ATGAGTGACGAAGCCCCCCCAACAATGAAGGAATATAAACCCAGTTGGATCAATGATCTTCTGGTCGCGTTGTTATTTCTGACCCGGATCCCCCTTAAGATAAATATGAACTTCTCCATGGCCGCCGTGGGATCTTCAGCTCGCTGTTTTCCGTTAGTAGGTTTGGTCGTAGGCGGGATATCAGGTGGGGCGTTTTTCGCACTGAATTTGCTTGGGTTGCCCGTTTTTGTGTGCGCAACAATTGCCGTTGGGCTTCAAATTCTGATCACAGGTGCCCTGCATGAAGATGCCATTGGGGATGTGGCGGATGGTTTTGGTGGCGGCGCTACCAAAGACAAAAAACTTGAAATTATGCGGGACAGCCGGGTCGGTACCTATGCCGTTGTCACCCTGATCATTGCAATTGTCCTTAAGATCACCTCCATAGGCTCCATGTATCCCGAAGTTATGGCTCTGCCAGCCATTATTTCCGCCGCAGTTGCAAGTCGTGGGGTGGTCGCATGGGGTATGTATCTCATGCCATCTGCACGCAAAGATGGACTTGGGGCAAGTGCGGGTAAACCGCCCCTTATGTCAGTCGTAGCGGCCCTGATTTTCACTCTTGTTATCCCCGTTGCGCTTATGGGGCCATTCGCAGCTTCCGCGGCATTGTTGGGGTCGTTTGTCTCTGCCGGTTTGATGGGATGGATTGCCCACCGTCAGATTGGCGGGCAAACAGGTGACGTCTTGGGTAGTCTGCAACAAGTCTCAGAGATTACATTTCTTGTAATAGCTGCGGGTCTATTTTCCGCGGGGTTTAGCGCGTGA
- the hrpB gene encoding ATP-dependent helicase HrpB, with the protein MSISLPKTDLPVEAILPILMQVMEGRNTAVLQAPPGAGKTTTVPLWLMNLKDNGDRKILMLEPRRLAARAAACRMADLLGEEVGETVGYRVRLDVKVSQKTKIEVVTEGILTRKLQQDPELSDVAVVIFDEFHERNLNTDLGLALCRQSQEILRDDLKILVMSATLDAEGVAKLLDDAPIVTSEGRQYPVETRFYEERIKGRMDGPLAKWIEEDIIPETEGDILVFLPGAGEINRLQSALAEMGRKRNISILPLFGNLSQKDQDRALLPDKEGRRKIVLSTDIAETSLTIEGVRVVVDSGLSRKPRFDPNSGMSRLETKRISRASADQRTGRAGRQGPGVSYRFWPRAEDRGLIPHSDPEIANADLCSLALELAKWGAEPDELDWMTPPPSGLLAQAQDLLKTLDGLGGGGAITPLGEEMVRLPLHPRLAHMILKAKEIDQADLACDLAALLSERDILKPNEGARSADIRLRLNLLNKARDSGSNNPAVKQVLRNADDLRRRFSLGKGKSDPSLAGVILAFAYPDRIGELRKGKKTSYRLSGGRGVQLDEGDPMAGEPYMVVADLDGKGREARIYLGAAVTYHQLQDYFEDQINTHLNVQWDAERERIIADEERRIGALVLESRRIKSPDADQIATALADVIASKDLRPLPWDGASEAVLDRLAFVRLHDPDKGWPNVTKEVLKETVQDWLKPYLLGKNTLDAVQDLKLEEILLSLIDWDLQQELDQLAPAKLEVPTGSKIRLDYSDPEAPVLAVRMQEIFGMADLPKLANGKVPLTAHLLSPARRPAQITKDLAGFWKNSYKDVKKDLKGQYPRHYWPDDPLQAEPTSRAKPRGK; encoded by the coding sequence ATGTCTATCTCGCTTCCAAAAACTGATCTTCCCGTTGAAGCCATCCTGCCAATCCTCATGCAGGTGATGGAGGGGCGGAACACGGCTGTTCTACAAGCGCCGCCCGGGGCAGGTAAGACAACAACCGTTCCCCTGTGGTTGATGAATTTGAAAGACAATGGAGATCGAAAAATACTAATGCTGGAGCCGCGTCGTTTGGCGGCGCGTGCCGCAGCATGTCGTATGGCGGATTTGCTTGGGGAAGAGGTTGGAGAGACCGTTGGATATCGTGTCAGGCTGGACGTAAAAGTCAGCCAGAAAACTAAAATTGAAGTGGTAACCGAGGGGATCCTCACCCGAAAATTGCAGCAGGATCCGGAACTTTCTGATGTGGCTGTTGTCATTTTTGACGAATTTCACGAACGGAATTTGAACACGGATCTAGGGCTGGCGCTGTGCCGCCAATCGCAAGAAATTCTGCGAGACGACCTTAAAATACTGGTGATGTCCGCAACGTTGGATGCAGAGGGTGTGGCAAAGCTATTGGATGATGCCCCGATTGTGACAAGCGAAGGGCGGCAATATCCTGTGGAAACCCGGTTCTACGAGGAGCGCATCAAAGGGCGTATGGATGGTCCCCTCGCCAAATGGATAGAGGAAGACATCATCCCGGAGACAGAAGGGGACATTCTTGTTTTTCTTCCCGGGGCAGGGGAAATTAACAGGCTTCAATCTGCCTTGGCCGAAATGGGACGAAAGCGGAATATCTCGATCCTGCCACTGTTTGGTAACCTTTCGCAAAAAGATCAGGATCGCGCCTTGTTGCCAGATAAAGAAGGTCGGCGAAAAATTGTCCTCTCCACCGATATCGCGGAAACAAGTCTGACCATTGAAGGGGTGAGAGTTGTTGTGGATAGTGGCCTCTCCCGCAAACCTCGTTTTGATCCCAACAGCGGGATGAGCCGGTTGGAGACAAAACGCATTTCTCGCGCGTCTGCGGATCAGCGAACGGGGCGCGCAGGGCGACAAGGGCCGGGGGTGAGTTATCGCTTTTGGCCGCGCGCAGAAGATCGAGGTCTTATTCCCCATAGTGATCCTGAGATTGCGAACGCCGATCTTTGTTCACTGGCGCTGGAGCTTGCCAAATGGGGGGCGGAGCCGGATGAGCTGGATTGGATGACACCGCCGCCCTCAGGTCTTTTGGCGCAAGCTCAGGATTTGCTGAAAACACTGGATGGATTAGGTGGCGGTGGGGCCATTACGCCTTTGGGCGAAGAAATGGTTCGCCTGCCGCTTCATCCGCGTCTCGCCCATATGATCCTCAAAGCCAAAGAGATTGATCAAGCGGATTTGGCCTGTGATCTGGCCGCGTTATTGTCAGAGCGAGATATATTGAAACCCAATGAAGGCGCGCGGAGTGCAGACATCAGGTTGCGCCTTAATCTGTTGAATAAAGCGCGGGATAGCGGCAGTAACAACCCCGCCGTAAAACAGGTTCTTCGAAATGCGGATGATCTGCGCCGAAGGTTTTCTCTTGGAAAGGGGAAATCTGATCCATCCCTTGCCGGTGTTATCCTTGCCTTCGCCTATCCCGATCGTATTGGGGAACTTCGAAAAGGAAAGAAGACCAGCTATCGGTTGTCTGGCGGGCGTGGTGTTCAGCTGGATGAAGGGGATCCCATGGCGGGGGAGCCTTATATGGTTGTGGCGGACCTTGATGGGAAGGGAAGAGAGGCCCGCATATATCTTGGGGCTGCCGTGACCTATCATCAGTTGCAGGACTATTTTGAAGACCAGATAAATACACACCTCAATGTCCAATGGGATGCGGAGCGTGAGAGAATTATCGCCGATGAAGAGCGGAGGATTGGAGCGCTGGTTTTGGAAAGCAGGCGGATCAAATCTCCGGACGCGGATCAAATCGCAACCGCGTTGGCCGATGTGATTGCGTCAAAGGATCTAAGGCCCCTTCCCTGGGATGGGGCAAGTGAAGCAGTATTGGACCGCTTGGCTTTTGTGCGCCTTCATGATCCGGATAAAGGTTGGCCAAATGTTACTAAGGAGGTTTTGAAAGAAACGGTACAGGATTGGTTAAAGCCTTACCTTCTTGGCAAGAATACTCTGGATGCGGTGCAGGATCTGAAATTGGAAGAAATCCTGCTGTCCCTTATTGATTGGGACTTGCAGCAGGAACTGGATCAGTTGGCGCCAGCCAAGTTGGAAGTGCCGACAGGATCAAAAATCCGTCTTGATTATTCCGACCCGGAAGCCCCGGTGTTGGCCGTGCGTATGCAGGAAATTTTCGGCATGGCGGATTTACCAAAATTGGCCAATGGTAAAGTGCCGCTTACCGCTCATTTGCTAAGTCCGGCGCGGCGTCCCGCCCAGATCACCAAGGATTTAGCCGGGTTTTGGAAGAACAGCTACAAAGATGTGAAAAAGGACCTGAAAGGGCAGTATCCAAGGCATTACTGGCCGGATGATCCCCTGCAGGCAGAACCTACCTCACGCGCTAAACCCCGCGGAAAATAG
- a CDS encoding efflux RND transporter permease subunit, translating into MTEKSIYRLWLLVAAGILSALLFLSATWLDVKPVVSPDFFFGSDDAELAEAKRINDLFPAEEFLILQVSTDNIRSPEYLRSIRDMTNRLDTLAGFNRLLSLSSGPEDVEAALKSPFWRPLLIGEDGKSSLIIAFLPRHGNEQLTAVTIEIAEDYKTAPGVEGIYISGMPYITYQIQQSILKDVSLFSVIAVLVFALLIGFLFRSVVIPISSIVSGFAAVMLTMLLLQLVGQPFGILTANLAIIVFVLVQSQAIYLTNNFLTASGSSFASRLIATYRVTLPAAFLCALTTMLGFLSLLLVSAEPLRQLGVGGSIGVVSSFVSSFLLYPVVLSKVTVQRNGGPAKVRKTGGRSVLKPVFMVALSVAAMASVYGAAQLKWDPSLFSYFEDESDIKSGLVTIDENGGSSPLQLVVSLKTGETLDTGRAYEKLWSLHQALEAHESVGTVLSLPALLAEANNHPLAFLVPWQQMVTLLQLDVNQSVADSFLDEDRKQSLFLLRMYEQGRDQPRREIVSELQEIANDQGFRVQLTGGVYYLQGYLAGLVLQSLIEGVIFLLCSFAVLAAIIMRSVRVALIMGVAASLIPLISIGTSGYLHMPLDIISAPAFSVAFGIAVDALLHLGLAYRRAIKGQAAEPIKVALAEQGKGILGASVVIFCGFSVLFLSEFPPTIRFGFILMMGAFIAALVSLILFPALLSRTQKSEGITN; encoded by the coding sequence ATGACAGAAAAATCAATCTACAGATTATGGCTCTTGGTTGCGGCGGGGATTTTGTCCGCCCTTCTGTTTCTGTCCGCTACTTGGCTTGATGTGAAACCGGTCGTGTCGCCTGATTTCTTCTTTGGTAGCGATGATGCGGAGCTTGCCGAAGCTAAAAGGATAAATGACCTTTTCCCTGCAGAAGAGTTTCTAATCCTGCAAGTTTCAACAGACAATATCCGCTCTCCCGAATATTTGAGATCCATCAGGGATATGACCAACAGACTGGATACACTTGCGGGTTTCAATCGTCTCTTGTCGTTAAGCAGTGGACCTGAGGATGTTGAGGCTGCGTTGAAAAGTCCCTTCTGGCGACCCTTGTTAATTGGGGAGGATGGCAAGTCATCCCTGATCATTGCCTTCCTGCCGCGCCATGGAAATGAGCAGCTGACAGCAGTAACGATTGAAATCGCGGAGGACTATAAGACTGCCCCCGGCGTTGAGGGGATCTACATTTCGGGAATGCCCTATATCACCTATCAGATCCAGCAAAGCATCTTGAAAGATGTTTCCCTGTTCAGTGTGATTGCGGTGCTTGTTTTCGCACTCCTGATAGGATTTCTGTTTCGATCAGTTGTGATCCCGATCTCATCAATTGTGAGCGGATTTGCAGCGGTCATGTTGACCATGTTGCTTCTGCAATTGGTTGGACAACCTTTCGGCATTCTAACCGCCAATTTGGCTATCATTGTTTTTGTGCTTGTGCAGTCTCAGGCCATTTATTTGACCAATAATTTTTTAACCGCGTCGGGCAGTTCTTTCGCCAGTCGGCTTATTGCTACCTATCGAGTTACCCTTCCTGCAGCCTTTTTATGTGCGCTAACGACAATGCTCGGTTTCCTATCATTATTGCTGGTAAGCGCAGAACCCCTTCGTCAATTGGGAGTTGGTGGCAGTATTGGGGTGGTTTCTTCTTTTGTAAGTTCTTTTTTGCTGTATCCGGTGGTCTTATCAAAGGTGACGGTTCAGAGAAACGGGGGACCGGCAAAGGTGCGGAAAACAGGCGGAAGGTCAGTGTTAAAACCAGTGTTTATGGTTGCGTTGTCAGTCGCGGCGATGGCCTCTGTCTATGGTGCTGCGCAACTGAAATGGGATCCGAGCCTGTTTTCATATTTTGAAGACGAAAGCGATATAAAGTCAGGTCTTGTCACCATCGATGAAAATGGTGGCAGCAGCCCCCTTCAGCTTGTGGTGAGCTTGAAAACAGGGGAGACGCTGGATACAGGGCGCGCTTATGAGAAACTCTGGTCTCTTCATCAAGCATTGGAGGCTCATGAAAGTGTCGGGACGGTTTTGTCTTTACCTGCGCTGCTTGCCGAAGCGAACAACCATCCTCTTGCGTTTCTTGTTCCCTGGCAGCAGATGGTCACTTTGTTACAACTGGATGTCAACCAGTCAGTCGCGGACAGTTTCCTTGATGAAGATCGAAAGCAGAGCCTTTTCCTTCTTCGTATGTATGAACAGGGTCGGGATCAGCCGCGCCGAGAAATTGTAAGTGAGCTACAAGAAATTGCAAATGACCAGGGTTTCAGGGTTCAGCTAACTGGTGGTGTTTATTATCTGCAAGGATATCTGGCGGGTTTGGTTCTGCAAAGTTTGATTGAAGGGGTTATTTTCCTTCTGTGTAGTTTTGCGGTGCTGGCCGCGATTATCATGCGATCTGTGCGTGTGGCGCTGATTATGGGGGTAGCAGCAAGTTTGATCCCGCTGATTTCAATTGGAACCAGTGGCTATCTTCATATGCCGCTCGACATCATTTCCGCCCCGGCTTTCAGTGTCGCCTTTGGCATTGCGGTGGATGCGCTTCTTCATTTGGGGCTTGCTTATCGGCGTGCCATTAAAGGGCAGGCGGCTGAACCCATTAAAGTTGCCTTGGCTGAACAGGGAAAGGGTATCCTTGGGGCGAGCGTGGTCATTTTTTGCGGTTTCAGCGTTTTATTCTTATCCGAATTTCCGCCGACAATCCGTTTTGGATTTATTCTGATGATGGGGGCTTTTATTGCGGCGCTGGTCAGTTTAATTCTATTCCCTGCGTTGCTTTCCAGAACACAGAAATCAGAAGGCATTACAAATTAA